A window of Mucilaginibacter paludis DSM 18603 contains these coding sequences:
- a CDS encoding DeoR/GlpR family DNA-binding transcription regulator encodes MLAYQRREKILELLQEDGTAKVINLAKIFKVTEVTIRQDLEKLEKEGLLVKEHGGAYLKNIQDQVSSFSLANHENLDKKEIIAIKCLEFIQNGDTIILDSGSTTTEIARKLKGNRKVTVITNALNIALMLGAEPGIEVIMTGGEFKPPTLSLTGQKAADFFKGINIQKLFLATAGLSLKSGLTYPSISDIVVKKAMIDAAETTYLVADSTKFGKSAFASLGALSLISYIITDSGIEEKHKDMFRNQEIEIIIAG; translated from the coding sequence ATGCTCGCATATCAACGTCGTGAAAAAATTCTGGAATTACTTCAGGAAGATGGCACCGCAAAAGTAATCAATCTGGCAAAAATCTTTAAAGTTACGGAAGTTACCATTCGGCAGGATTTAGAAAAGCTGGAGAAAGAAGGCTTGCTAGTTAAAGAGCATGGCGGAGCTTATTTGAAGAATATTCAGGACCAGGTTAGTTCATTTTCATTAGCTAACCATGAGAATCTGGATAAGAAAGAAATTATTGCGATCAAATGTCTTGAATTTATTCAAAATGGGGATACTATAATTCTGGATTCCGGTTCAACTACCACAGAAATTGCCCGGAAACTTAAAGGAAATCGGAAGGTAACTGTCATTACTAATGCTTTGAATATAGCGTTGATGTTAGGCGCAGAACCTGGCATTGAGGTGATCATGACCGGAGGTGAATTTAAACCCCCAACTTTATCGCTTACAGGCCAAAAAGCGGCAGATTTTTTTAAAGGCATTAATATCCAAAAGTTGTTTCTGGCTACAGCAGGACTTTCCTTAAAATCTGGTTTAACATATCCAAGTATCAGCGATATCGTCGTAAAAAAAGCAATGATAGATGCGGCTGAGACCACTTATCTTGTGGCAGATTCAACTAAGTTCGGGAAAAGCGCTTTTGCAAGCCTCGGTGCCCTATCACTCATCAGCTACATTATTACAGACAGCGGTATCGAGGAAAAGCATAAGGACATGTTCCGCAATCAAGAAATTGAAATCATAATTGCCGGTTAA
- a CDS encoding RagB/SusD family nutrient uptake outer membrane protein, with product MKKIIYTGILILLAGILMFSSCTKKLDEYNPSGFTASTFYTKAVGFETLVNAAYTFSRFWYGKEEGYLAAEMGTDIWTSGAGDPYPMFTQYYNLQGTADPLPLLWNNLYAGVNLCNTGIAGIGNVTDYTAAQKTTREAELRFLRAFYYWHIVETWGGVNFTTTPTDGAVTTANRTPVETFYTQIFTDLKFAVANLPVSTTDYGRATIPVAKAFLARMYLTRGMNAEAFALADDVIKNYGYALQPRFVDLWNMGNLKNKEVIWAIDYSTNLANNDLSSSTYPYGHYRGSNNGHMMYLMVYDQVNSALLARDIPNGRPFNRYMPTLAYLNLFDQANDSRYSGSFQNVWYANKAGNYNGNAIKVGDTICYTPNATIPLASQSKKYITYDLPKVYDMATSIPIQRKFVISLSKFKDSTRASVAEAQSARDVFVIRLAEMYLVAAEAKFNLGDPGTAATYINVIRTRAAKPGKVAQMQITPAQVSIDFILDERARELGGEQLRWFDLKRTGKLASRIQTMNPDAAANFKSYHLVRPIPQASQLDPTTNKDVFTQNPGYN from the coding sequence ATGAAAAAAATTATTTATACCGGGATTTTAATCCTTTTGGCTGGCATATTGATGTTTAGCTCATGCACAAAGAAACTTGACGAATATAATCCAAGTGGTTTTACGGCTTCTACATTTTATACCAAGGCAGTAGGCTTTGAAACATTGGTTAATGCAGCGTATACTTTTTCCAGGTTTTGGTATGGTAAGGAAGAAGGCTATCTTGCAGCAGAAATGGGAACAGATATCTGGACAAGTGGAGCAGGGGACCCATATCCTATGTTCACGCAATATTACAATTTACAAGGGACAGCTGACCCGCTGCCATTATTGTGGAACAATCTTTATGCAGGGGTAAATTTGTGTAATACCGGCATTGCCGGTATCGGTAACGTCACGGATTATACTGCAGCTCAAAAAACGACCAGGGAAGCAGAATTACGATTCCTAAGGGCATTTTATTATTGGCATATCGTAGAAACGTGGGGAGGTGTAAACTTTACGACCACACCTACCGACGGAGCAGTTACAACGGCTAACAGAACACCTGTTGAAACATTTTATACGCAGATATTTACTGACCTAAAATTTGCTGTGGCAAATTTACCTGTAAGTACGACAGATTACGGCCGTGCGACGATTCCGGTTGCCAAAGCGTTCTTAGCCCGCATGTACTTAACAAGAGGTATGAATGCTGAAGCTTTCGCCTTGGCGGATGATGTCATAAAAAACTACGGTTATGCGCTGCAACCCCGGTTTGTTGACCTATGGAACATGGGCAATCTCAAAAACAAAGAAGTCATATGGGCAATTGACTACTCTACCAATTTGGCTAATAACGATTTAAGTTCATCAACCTATCCCTATGGTCATTATCGCGGATCCAATAACGGGCACATGATGTATCTAATGGTTTACGATCAGGTCAACTCTGCTTTGCTTGCCCGCGATATTCCAAACGGCCGTCCCTTTAATCGATATATGCCGACACTGGCTTATCTGAATTTGTTCGATCAAGCGAACGATTCCCGTTACAGTGGTTCGTTCCAGAACGTATGGTATGCTAACAAAGCAGGAAACTATAACGGTAACGCTATTAAAGTTGGAGATACTATTTGTTATACTCCAAATGCTACTATTCCCTTAGCATCGCAAAGCAAAAAATATATCACTTATGATCTTCCAAAAGTTTACGATATGGCCACAAGCATACCGATTCAACGTAAGTTTGTCATTTCTTTATCAAAGTTCAAAGATTCAACGCGCGCTAGCGTTGCTGAAGCTCAAAGTGCAAGAGATGTCTTTGTAATAAGACTAGCAGAAATGTACCTTGTTGCAGCCGAAGCGAAGTTTAATCTTGGAGATCCGGGCACTGCTGCTACTTATATTAACGTAATCAGAACCCGTGCTGCTAAGCCCGGAAAAGTAGCACAAATGCAGATCACACCAGCTCAAGTTTCGATTGATTTCATTTTGGATGAAAGAGCTAGAGAGTTGGGCGGAGAACAGTTAAGATGGTTCGATCTGAAAAGGACGGGTAAGTTAGCCAGCAGAATCCAGACAATGAATCCCGATGCTGCGGCAAATTTTAAATCTTATCATCTGGTCAGGCCTATACCACAGGCCAGCCAGCTTGACCCGACTACGAATAAAGACGTCTTTACGCAAAACCCAGGATACAATTAA